The nucleotide sequence AGAACCCACTCAACTTCACAAGCAAAATATTAATCAGAATAATAAAAGAAGACATCTTATCACGCAGGGAGTGCGAAGCTCGGTTGCTTCCACATAGGCGGATCCATAACAAGGCAAGGATCTGATTTCTCAAAGTCAGCAACCTGTAAACAAATAGATAATCATATGaattacacaattttttaatataggAAGAGAACAATAAAAGGAACAACAAGACTTGCAGGGGAGAAGAAGACATATCAAAACTTACCTTGTTCCCACACTGAGGGCAATGGTGCTGTTTACTCCAGAGACAATCCATTGAAGGGCAGAGAAAACAGAATCCAAGCATAAACGGCATCATACAAGCAACCACAGCAGCAACACCAGGTTTTGATCTGCTTCAAAtccaaatattaataaaactacttaccacaaacaaagagaagcttcaaaggaaaaaaaaaaaaaaaaaagaaggatcaaTGCACATATAAGCAAAGGTTGTGACAATGAATAGTACAGTCTCATATGCTCTTCAAAATGCTATCCTAAACATGAATGCTGAGAAACCAGAAAGTGTGAAGCAGAGATGATCAACTTCATGAGCAGCTTAAAGCAAATTTGCAATCCACATTCACCACCAGAGTGAATCAATTTTAATAAAGTACAGATGAGTGTATTCTGCAGATAATGACACAATCCTGAAATCAAAAACCCCAAATGAGGAGAACAAACCCTAAATTCAACATCTCAATACACTTAAACCACAATTTTACTACTACTACCACATATGCAAGTCTCGAATCTAAATTGACAATCGCAGATTCACAGGATGATTCAGAATCGAGCGAGCGGTGCATGAATCGTATAGGCGAACGAATGAATTTACCTGAGATTGGTGAGACCAGTATTGCCGCAATAAAGGCAATTGAAAGGAGCAGGAGTGTCTCGATAAATCGTTTGCTGGATCGGAGCACCCAACGGATCACCGTAGATAGCGTTCGGCGGCACAATCCCAGCCTGGTAAGGATTCTGTCCCGCGTAATACGGAACTCCGATCACCGTTGTTCCCTCTTTCgccattttctttctttaatttgttaGGTCAAGTCAACGATCTTATGGATGAAGCACAAAAATATATCACAAAGGGACAAGCGAGGAGGAAAGTATTTAGATTGGAGTTTACAGGGAAATTACgcggaagaagatgatgatggagtTTTCAATTAAAAAGGGAAAGTTCCAAATCTTTGACGATCGATTCGATcctaaattgatttgattttttcattCTCATTATGAATCTTCTCGAAGACAGGCTTTGGAATTTGAATCTAGAAGATTAAGACCTACTCACACTTAATGGGCCTTTTTAGTTAGAACAAAAACTGTTAATGGGCTCAAAAGGCCTaacaagtgatatatatatatatcgaagaACGTGTTTTGTTACGCCGACAGAGGAGAGTCCATGTCACAAAAATCACAATCACCTTTGTTCTAGATCTTCTTCATAGCTGTAACTACAAGAAGATTCAATTCTAACaaaatgtaattattttgaATGACATGGAAACCGCAACCTTTCTAGTATTTTATTTATGGGTTccataaaacattttataaaaccattttggtgtttttatcTTATTGGTTAAGGaattctatataataaaaatatacatccTATAATAGTCCAACTCTTAATCCCAAAACCGcgttttatactttttttttttatttgtataaatccactcttataaattaaaattatcaaaagttattaaaccacacaaaatcaacaaaaatccatttcaagacaagaagaaagaaagaacattcTCTAATAATCATCAAACCAATTCAGACATGACAGGATCGAAAGAAGGAGAAACTCACCAGGCTCAGCCTCAGCCACAGATCGTTGATCAAGAACAACACAAAACTCTAGAAACGGAAGACCAAAAACAACAACCTTCTTCATCGTCTCCGGATCAGAAGAAATGGGGTACTCACGTGATGGGAGCTCCAGCAGCTCCCGTATCTCATCCCGATAACCAGCAAGCGGCGGCGTGGGTCGCCGGAGATAACCATCAGACTCAGTACCAACCTTACGTCATCTACTCTCCTGTCGAACATCACCCAAGTACTAACAACAACCCTCTCGAGCCAGTCATCGGAATGTTCAATACCTGGAGCCGCAAGGCTGAAACCGTCGCACGTAACCTCTGGCACAATCGTAAGTCTCCTTCCCACttaatttgttgatttattCTTAATTGGAACATTTGGGAACAATcaagtttgagtcttttgtGTGTGGGTGTTGTTGTGTCTGCAGTGAAGACAGGACCATCTATGTCGGAAACGGCGTGGGGAAAGGTTAATTTGACGGCGAAAGCGATAACAAAGGGAGGATTCGAGTCACTTTTCAGGCAGATCTTCGGAACAGAGCCAAACGAGATTCTGAAGAAAACTTTCGCATGTTACCTCTCAACGACAACGGGACCTGTTGCTGGAACTGTCTATCTCTCTAATGCTCGTGTAGCTTTCTGCAGTGATCGTCCTCTCTTCTTCACTGCACCTTCTGGCCAAGGAGCTTGGAGCTACTACAGGGTAAagtcttattttttgttttaacttcaagaagaaaacaaaagtgaaattGGAGATTTTGGGATAAAGTTTGAATGTTGTTTGGTGGTGTATATGGGTTTTTTGTGGCAGGTGGTGGTACCGTTGGGGAATGTTGCTACGGTGAATCCGGTTGTGATGAAGGAGACTCCGCCAGAGAAGTACATTCAGGTGACGACGGTTGACGGACATGACTTTTGGTTCATGGGTTTTGTGAATTACGAGAAGGCTAGCCATCATCTGCTCACTAGTGTCTCGGAATTTCATACCGCACATAGCTCTGTGTCTGCCTAAAAGCATAGTCCTTAATGTTTGTTTCTACTATGTCTTTTCTTTAGTTGTGTCGTGTGGTTGGTTTCTTCCCCCTGCATTATGTTTCTATAtgttatatgtaaatttatgttCGGAGCTGGACTTTTGTGAGTCTCATATCCCTGATTCGTATGTTGATATAGAGTTGGATTTCACTTATATGTTGATCTCTTTTGTAATAGCagtttcatatttaatttattgacGATCTTTGAGCCGAATTTTAGATATCTGACTCCCCATCAGAGAGATGTTTATGAGTTTTAAGTAAAGTTTTAGGAAGCACCATTTTTGTAAGGTCACAGAAAACGCCATTAGACTGCAACTCACTTGATCTTTTGCAATACTAAATTACCTTGACCAACTTCTACAGTCACATGTAAGCTATATACTTTCTGTGGACTCGGACACAGCTAACATGGTAGGCAATCACCATCCATATCTTacatttttctcttgtttttttattcctATTAGATAAATTTATGTTTCGCACCGTCCCTTCCACGTTGTTTAGTGTTTATTGTTTGAATCCTTAAAATACTCAAACAAGTACATACAAAGTTCAAAGTTTAGAAAGTGTGGTGGACGGGCCTGTTCTTTTTTAATATCGTAGAGATATTATAATTTcatcaatcaataattttttaatatcctagagatattataatttcataaaTCAATAAGGGGGTGTggttggattctaatttataaaaaaatttgaagacttcaaataagtaaaagatttttaatgattgattttgttgattagttttctaaaattttgtaaattactcccaatgatattttttatgacattattttgtgaaaaagtgtataaaatcatgaactaataatataataattaaattcattaataatcttagattctttgttttaaatgaattttaatgactttataaaaatttaaattcaataacccaaatttgttaatattttaaatgatttttagcaaatcataaactaatgacaCTAAATCATGATCTAATAACACTAGATTCTATataacatttaaagtttttaaaattctattcaaatctcaaaaaaataacTCCACTAAGACTTTTATAATTATCGATTCCTTGGCCTCCACGGAAAAGTCGGATCTTAGACCAATCAACTTTGACAAATTATAATAGTCAAGACGGTTTCGAAAGAACGTGATCCCCAAGTCACtgcatcagtttttttttttttgcataaagaCGGAAACAACCTTGTAACATATCATCTATGGAGATTTATGATATACTCATATCTTTGTAATACAGAAATAACCCATGTCGGTTTGTAACACCTTTAGGAAGCCCTAGCAAAAAGTTAGTCGGCATATATGCTTTATATATTAGGTGCAGCCACTCCTCCTTGATTCAGCATCACAAATACTCACATACattctaaaattctaaatcGTTTTTTCAATCATCACTTCTAAAGAAACCATGTCTCCTCTTTTGGTTGGTCCCCCAGAGATCCGTGATCCCAGCTCCCTCGTCCCAAACCCCGTGACAGCTTCTGGCCCAAGCGACCCATTCATGGACGCGATGGTCTCAAACTTCAACTCAACCAGAGTCAACAACGACTTCTCTACACCTCCCATGGGCTACACCGAGAATAACTCCGCCACGCACCTCTCCTCAGGAAACCCCTGCCTCGATTTCTTCTTCCACGTTGTTCCCTCCACGCACAAGTCAACGATAGATGACCTTCTTAACAAGGCTTGGGACCACGACGCCTTGACCACCCTCAAGCTTATATGTAACCTTCGTGGAGTCCGTGGCACCGGGAAATCCGACAAGGAAGGGTTTTACAAGGCGGCGTTGTGGCTCCATGGTCGTCATCCCAAAACCCTAGCTTGCAACCTCGAGTCTCTCTCTAAGTTTGGTTACTTTAAAGATTTCCCGGAGCTTCTTTACCGGATTCTACTAGGAGCTGAAATCCGTAAGATCAAGAAATCGCAGAAGTACCAGAACAAAGGCAAAGCATCTCGAGCTCGGTTCGCTTTCCAACCCTCGAAAGCCTCTTATGGTGATCGTCGTGCTCGTGGAAGGGGTCACAAATCGGGTCGCCATGGTAGTAAAAAGAAGCCGGAGGCGACGAGAGCCAAAAGGATAGAGAAGGCAGAGAAGAGGAACCAAGAGGAGAAGCTTAGAGCGAGtttggagaggaagaagacgaaggctTCAATGGGGAAGGACGCAATCTCAAGATATTCTCACGATCCTGACTATAGGTTTCTCCACGAACGTGTCTCGGAGCTATTCGCAGATCACCTCAAGAAAGATATGGAGTTTTTGACATCCGGAGAGACTAACAAAATCTCTCTAGCGGCTAAGTGGTGTCCCTCTCTTGATTCGTCTTTTGACAAAGCAACTCTTCTTTGTGAGAGCATTGCTAGGAAGCTCTTCCCACGTGAGTCATTCCCTGAATACGAAGGCGTTGAAGACCCTCACTATGCATACAGAGTCCGTGACCGGCTAAGGAAGCAAGTTCTTGTTCCTCTCCGTAAGACTCTTCAGCTTCCCGAAGTGTACATGGGAGCAAAAGACTGGGAGTCTCTCCCGTACAACCGTGTAGCGTCAGTGGCGATGAAGTCTTACAAGGAGATATTCTTAAACCACGACGCAGAGAGGTTCCAGCAGTATCTTGACGATGTGAAGGCGGGAAAAGCAACTGTGGCCGCCGGTGCTCTGCTACCTCACGAGATAATCAGAAGTTTAGAAGACGGAGACGGTGGTCAAGTCTCTGAGCTGCAATGGAAACGAATGGTGGATGATCTTAAAGAGAAAGGTACGTTGAAGAACTGCATGGCTATCTGTGACGTTTCGGCATCTATGAATGGTGAACCAATGGAGGTTTGCGTCGCTCTTGGTTTGCTCGTATCTGAGCTATCCGAAGAGCCATGGAAAGGAAAGGTTATAACGTTCAGCCAAAACCCTGAAATGCATTTGGTGAAAGGAGACGATCTGTTTTCAAAAACAGAGTTCGTGAGAAAGATGCAATGGGATATGAACACTGATTTTCAGAAAGTGTTTGACTTGATTCTGAGAGTGGCTGTAGAAAGGAAACTGAAGCCTGAGGATATGATCAAGAGGGTGTTTATGTTCAGTGATATGGAGTTTGATCAAGCGTCGAAGCGCCCGCCGAGTTATCCGAATTACAATGGAGGGGGATTGCCGCATTATCCGATGCACAATCCATACTATGG is from Camelina sativa cultivar DH55 chromosome 20, Cs, whole genome shotgun sequence and encodes:
- the LOC104769535 gene encoding uncharacterized protein LOC104769535, whose product is MAKEGTTVIGVPYYAGQNPYQAGIVPPNAIYGDPLGAPIQQTIYRDTPAPFNCLYCGNTGLTNLRSKPGVAAVVACMMPFMLGFCFLCPSMDCLWSKQHHCPQCGNKVADFEKSDPCLVMDPPMWKQPSFALPA
- the LOC104769536 gene encoding GEM-like protein 5, producing MTGSKEGETHQAQPQPQIVDQEQHKTLETEDQKQQPSSSSPDQKKWGTHVMGAPAAPVSHPDNQQAAAWVAGDNHQTQYQPYVIYSPVEHHPSTNNNPLEPVIGMFNTWSRKAETVARNLWHNLKTGPSMSETAWGKVNLTAKAITKGGFESLFRQIFGTEPNEILKKTFACYLSTTTGPVAGTVYLSNARVAFCSDRPLFFTAPSGQGAWSYYRVVVPLGNVATVNPVVMKETPPEKYIQVTTVDGHDFWFMGFVNYEKASHHLLTSVSEFHTAHSSVSA
- the LOC104769537 gene encoding uncharacterized protein LOC104769537; this encodes MSPLLVGPPEIRDPSSLVPNPVTASGPSDPFMDAMVSNFNSTRVNNDFSTPPMGYTENNSATHLSSGNPCLDFFFHVVPSTHKSTIDDLLNKAWDHDALTTLKLICNLRGVRGTGKSDKEGFYKAALWLHGRHPKTLACNLESLSKFGYFKDFPELLYRILLGAEIRKIKKSQKYQNKGKASRARFAFQPSKASYGDRRARGRGHKSGRHGSKKKPEATRAKRIEKAEKRNQEEKLRASLERKKTKASMGKDAISRYSHDPDYRFLHERVSELFADHLKKDMEFLTSGETNKISLAAKWCPSLDSSFDKATLLCESIARKLFPRESFPEYEGVEDPHYAYRVRDRLRKQVLVPLRKTLQLPEVYMGAKDWESLPYNRVASVAMKSYKEIFLNHDAERFQQYLDDVKAGKATVAAGALLPHEIIRSLEDGDGGQVSELQWKRMVDDLKEKGTLKNCMAICDVSASMNGEPMEVCVALGLLVSELSEEPWKGKVITFSQNPEMHLVKGDDLFSKTEFVRKMQWDMNTDFQKVFDLILRVAVERKLKPEDMIKRVFMFSDMEFDQASKRPPSYPNYNGGGLPHYPMHNPYYGMPHYPIYNGYGMPHYPNSEPSTPSNGWETDYEVIVSKYKEKGYGDAVPEIVFWNLRDSRATPVPGNKKGVALVSGFSKNLLKLFLENDGEINPMKAMEDAICRDEYKTLVVVD